The following coding sequences lie in one Corynebacterium humireducens NBRC 106098 = DSM 45392 genomic window:
- the hpt gene encoding hypoxanthine phosphoribosyltransferase → MTVHDNKDHNVPANCYGEDVEAVLISEEQLANRIQELADKVSETYRDADEELILVCVLKGAVFFLTDFTRALSIPSQMEFMAVSSYGNSTTSSGVVRILKDLDREIEGRDVLIVEDIIDSGLTLSWLMRNLRARNPKSLEVITLLRKPEVVKADIELFDVGFDIPNEFVIGYGLDYSERYRDLPYVGTLHPRVYSGE, encoded by the coding sequence ATGACCGTGCACGACAACAAGGATCACAACGTCCCGGCGAACTGCTACGGCGAGGACGTCGAGGCTGTCCTCATCAGCGAGGAGCAGCTGGCGAACCGGATCCAGGAACTCGCCGACAAGGTCTCCGAGACCTACCGCGACGCCGATGAGGAACTGATCCTCGTGTGTGTGCTCAAGGGGGCGGTGTTCTTCCTCACCGACTTCACCCGTGCGCTGTCGATCCCCTCGCAGATGGAGTTCATGGCCGTGTCCTCCTACGGCAACTCCACGACGAGCTCCGGTGTGGTGCGCATCCTCAAGGACCTCGACCGGGAGATCGAGGGCCGCGACGTGCTCATCGTCGAGGACATCATCGACTCCGGACTCACCCTCTCCTGGCTGATGCGCAACCTCCGGGCCCGCAACCCGAAGTCCCTCGAGGTGATCACCCTGCTGCGGAAGCCCGAGGTGGTCAAGGCGGACATCGAGCTCTTCGACGTCGGCTTCGACATCCCCAACGAGTTCGTCATCGGCTACGGCCTCGACTACTCCGAGCGCTACCGCGACCTGCCCTACGTCGGCACCCTGCACCCGCGCGTCTACTCCGGGGAGTAA
- the tilS gene encoding tRNA lysidine(34) synthetase TilS, with product MEPFWPRVSPHFLACRRAVRPFLTPEPVTVGLSGGADSLALVAAARAEGQEVHALIVDHQLQPHSRDVAETAAAQARGMGARAEIVMVTVAPGNLEANARHARYRALRAPGRPVWVAHTRDDQAETLLLQALRGNPGGMAPQAHGITRPFLGIRRHDTEQACAELGLEPWDDPHNVDTDFRRVALRRFLNEQLHGDATAPLARTADRIAADNALLEELAGPPTDDCAELAAQPEPLRRRRIAAWLVGQGVAPTGASISMIADMCTNWRGQGPVAVGAGLEVRRVGGRLTLSVEA from the coding sequence ATGGAACCCTTCTGGCCGCGCGTGAGCCCGCACTTCCTCGCCTGCCGCCGGGCGGTGCGCCCCTTCCTCACACCCGAGCCGGTCACGGTCGGGCTGTCGGGCGGGGCGGATTCGCTGGCGCTGGTCGCCGCGGCCCGGGCGGAGGGCCAGGAGGTGCACGCCCTCATCGTGGACCACCAGCTGCAGCCGCATTCCCGGGACGTCGCGGAGACCGCCGCCGCGCAGGCCCGCGGGATGGGGGCCCGGGCGGAGATCGTCATGGTCACCGTCGCGCCCGGCAACCTGGAGGCCAACGCCCGCCACGCCCGCTACCGGGCACTCCGTGCGCCGGGCCGCCCGGTGTGGGTCGCGCACACCCGCGACGACCAGGCCGAGACGCTCCTGCTCCAGGCCCTGCGCGGCAACCCGGGCGGCATGGCCCCGCAGGCGCACGGGATCACCCGGCCTTTCCTCGGCATCCGGCGCCACGACACCGAGCAGGCCTGCGCGGAACTGGGGCTTGAGCCCTGGGACGACCCGCACAACGTGGACACGGATTTCCGGCGGGTGGCGCTCCGGCGGTTCCTCAACGAGCAGCTCCACGGCGACGCGACCGCGCCGCTGGCCCGCACGGCGGACCGGATCGCCGCGGACAACGCGCTGCTCGAGGAGCTGGCCGGCCCGCCCACCGACGACTGCGCCGAGCTGGCCGCCCAGCCGGAACCGTTGCGGCGGCGGCGGATCGCGGCGTGGCTGGTGGGGCAGGGGGTGGCGCCGACGGGGGCGTCGATAAGCATGATTGCGGACATGTGCACCAACTGGCGTGGCCAGGGGCCGGTGGCCGTGGGAGCAGGGTTGGAAGTCAGGCGTGTAGGTGGCAGACTGACGTTATCCGTGGAGGCCTAG
- the dacB gene encoding D-alanyl-D-alanine carboxypeptidase/D-alanyl-D-alanine endopeptidase → MSGKKLWWSVTAGVVALAVSGVAGFAVLVDRHYGDLTHAPAWVADTPDPVLEPASADAVDNVALGARLSALATNPALGTVHGRVTDTVTGEIVWAQAPDAPLQPASATKILTGAAAILELGPDDVLVTDVVQGAHPGSVVLRASGDVWLTEKQLDSLADTIGTADEVIIDTSVWDGDPFMPGWDPADVDAGYIAPLEPAMLHGARIGATTGDVPRSHTPALDVARALADRLGATTVGLGPAPTDTPVLASVESPPLTERLRDMMLHSDNVMAEAIGHEIAVHRGQPGSAAAATQSTLDVLTGHGIDITGVTLADNSGLSVHNLIPPRVLDDILIDAASRPELRPLLATLPVAGGSGTLVQRYDDLSGRGWVRAKTGTLTGTSALAGVVTAESGRVYSFALLVNDAEILGARAALDEFTSAIRDS, encoded by the coding sequence ATGAGTGGAAAGAAGCTGTGGTGGTCCGTGACCGCCGGTGTCGTCGCACTCGCCGTGTCGGGGGTCGCCGGATTCGCGGTGCTCGTCGACCGCCACTACGGGGACCTCACCCACGCCCCCGCCTGGGTCGCGGACACCCCCGACCCGGTGCTGGAACCCGCCTCCGCCGACGCGGTGGACAACGTCGCCCTCGGCGCACGGCTGAGTGCACTGGCGACGAACCCGGCGCTCGGCACCGTCCACGGGCGCGTCACCGACACCGTCACCGGCGAGATCGTCTGGGCGCAGGCCCCCGACGCGCCGCTGCAGCCGGCGTCCGCGACGAAGATCCTCACCGGCGCGGCGGCGATCCTCGAGCTGGGACCCGACGACGTGCTGGTCACCGACGTGGTGCAGGGCGCCCACCCGGGCAGCGTGGTCCTCCGCGCCTCCGGCGACGTGTGGCTGACGGAGAAGCAGCTCGACTCCCTCGCCGACACCATCGGCACCGCCGACGAGGTCATCATCGACACCTCCGTCTGGGACGGCGACCCCTTCATGCCCGGCTGGGACCCGGCGGACGTCGACGCCGGCTACATCGCCCCCCTCGAACCCGCCATGCTCCACGGCGCCCGCATCGGCGCCACCACGGGCGACGTGCCCCGCTCCCACACCCCGGCCCTCGACGTCGCCCGGGCCCTCGCCGACCGCCTCGGCGCCACCACCGTCGGACTCGGCCCCGCCCCCACGGACACCCCGGTGCTCGCCTCCGTGGAGTCACCGCCCCTCACCGAGCGGCTCCGCGACATGATGCTCCACTCCGACAACGTCATGGCCGAGGCGATCGGCCACGAGATCGCCGTCCACCGCGGCCAGCCCGGGTCCGCCGCGGCCGCCACCCAGTCGACGCTGGACGTGCTCACCGGGCACGGCATCGACATCACCGGCGTCACCCTCGCGGACAACTCCGGCCTCTCGGTGCACAACCTCATCCCGCCGCGCGTCCTCGACGACATACTCATCGACGCCGCCTCCCGGCCCGAGCTGCGCCCGCTGCTGGCGACCCTGCCCGTCGCCGGCGGTTCCGGCACGCTGGTCCAGCGTTACGACGACCTCTCCGGCCGCGGCTGGGTCCGCGCCAAGACCGGCACCCTCACCGGAACGTCGGCGCTGGCGGGCGTGGTCACCGCGGAGTCCGGGCGAGTCTACTCCTTCGCGCTGCTGGTCAACGACGCGGAGATCCTCGGGGCGCGGGCGGCGCTCGACGAGTTCACCTCCGCGATCCGGGACTCCTGA
- a CDS encoding hydantoinase/oxoprolinase family protein — MTELHIAVDTGGTFTDIGVRRADGTLAVWKVPSTPDAPDEAVLTGVTGALEREGAEPGQVTRLVHGTTVATNTVLTRTGARVGLLTTRGFRDVLAIAHQARPSLYDNTVHRVPPLVPDELIVDVEERLSADGEALIPLREEALADAAASLAALHLDAVVVSFLNAYVDPRHEQQAVAHLRAAGVAPVVVAATDITSEMREYERTSTAVVNAYVQPKVSSYMGRLATGIEEMGVGSQLWIMQSNGGLLHPRTAATHSARTVLSGLAGGVVGAANWARHLGLDKVVSFDIGGTSTDIALIRGGAPDETTSGEIDSLPLRLPSVDVHTIGAGGGSVAWRDSGGSLRVGPHSAGAEPGPVSYGRGGTDLTVTDAHLVLGRLGTDLLGGHFTLDREAARTRMDEWGAELGLSAEEAAEGILQVIAATMARGIRRVSVERGVDVRSCHLMAFGGAGPLHASDLIHELGMESAVIPPLPGIASAVGMLDAPVRHDFARPVSDFADLPAVFEGLRQRAAEEMRTGFFDTELLVDARYLGQSFELTLPWAGDWDSQRAAFDELHAERYGFSDPEAEMEVIVARLTATVGQPRIPQELVAGVEEGDVGKRDVWIDGAWVPTPVLDRASLAPGRVVEGPAILNQFDTTTYIRPDQQVRVDEHGFLHLRRTR, encoded by the coding sequence ATGACAGAACTGCACATCGCCGTCGACACCGGCGGCACCTTCACCGACATCGGGGTCCGTCGCGCGGACGGCACGCTGGCGGTGTGGAAGGTGCCCTCTACGCCCGACGCCCCCGACGAGGCGGTGCTCACCGGCGTCACCGGGGCCCTGGAGAGGGAGGGCGCGGAACCCGGGCAGGTGACGCGCCTGGTGCACGGCACGACCGTGGCGACGAACACCGTGCTCACCCGCACCGGCGCGCGCGTCGGGCTGTTGACCACGCGCGGTTTCCGGGACGTGCTGGCGATCGCCCACCAGGCCCGTCCCTCGCTCTACGACAACACCGTCCACCGGGTGCCGCCGCTGGTCCCGGACGAGCTGATCGTGGACGTCGAGGAGCGTCTCTCCGCCGACGGGGAGGCCCTCATCCCCCTGCGTGAGGAGGCGCTTGCCGACGCCGCCGCGTCACTCGCCGCCCTGCACCTCGACGCCGTCGTGGTCAGTTTCCTCAACGCCTACGTCGATCCGCGCCACGAGCAGCAGGCCGTCGCGCATCTGCGGGCGGCCGGGGTGGCGCCTGTGGTCGTGGCGGCCACGGACATCACCTCCGAGATGCGGGAGTACGAGCGGACCTCCACCGCCGTGGTCAACGCCTACGTCCAGCCGAAGGTGTCCAGTTACATGGGACGGCTGGCGACGGGGATCGAGGAGATGGGCGTCGGTTCGCAGCTGTGGATCATGCAGTCCAACGGTGGGCTGCTCCATCCGCGGACCGCGGCGACGCACTCGGCCCGCACGGTCCTGTCGGGGCTGGCGGGCGGCGTCGTCGGGGCGGCGAACTGGGCGCGTCATCTGGGCCTGGACAAGGTCGTCAGCTTCGACATCGGCGGCACCTCGACCGACATCGCGCTCATCCGCGGGGGCGCGCCCGACGAGACCACCTCCGGGGAGATCGACTCGCTGCCGCTGCGGCTGCCGAGCGTCGACGTGCACACCATCGGTGCGGGCGGCGGTTCGGTGGCGTGGCGTGACTCGGGTGGGTCGCTGCGCGTCGGCCCGCACTCCGCCGGCGCCGAACCGGGCCCCGTCTCCTACGGCCGCGGCGGCACGGACCTCACCGTGACGGACGCCCACCTCGTCCTCGGCCGTCTGGGCACCGACCTGCTGGGCGGGCACTTCACCCTCGACCGCGAGGCCGCCCGCACCCGCATGGATGAGTGGGGTGCCGAGCTGGGGCTGTCCGCCGAGGAGGCCGCGGAGGGCATCCTGCAGGTCATCGCGGCGACGATGGCCCGCGGCATCCGCCGGGTGAGCGTCGAGCGGGGCGTCGACGTCCGTTCCTGCCACCTCATGGCCTTCGGCGGTGCCGGCCCGCTGCACGCCTCCGACCTCATCCACGAGCTCGGCATGGAGTCGGCCGTCATCCCGCCGCTGCCGGGCATCGCCTCGGCGGTCGGCATGCTGGACGCCCCCGTGCGGCACGACTTCGCCCGCCCCGTCAGCGACTTCGCCGACCTCCCGGCCGTCTTCGAGGGGCTCCGGCAGCGCGCCGCCGAGGAGATGCGGACGGGCTTCTTCGACACCGAACTGCTTGTCGACGCCCGCTACCTCGGCCAGTCCTTCGAACTCACCCTCCCCTGGGCCGGCGACTGGGACTCCCAGCGCGCCGCCTTCGACGAGCTCCACGCCGAGCGCTACGGCTTCTCCGACCCGGAGGCCGAGATGGAGGTCATCGTCGCCCGCCTGACCGCCACGGTCGGGCAGCCCCGCATCCCCCAGGAACTGGTGGCGGGGGTGGAGGAGGGGGACGTCGGGAAGCGGGACGTGTGGATCGACGGCGCGTGGGTGCCCACCCCGGTCCTCGACCGCGCCTCCCTCGCGCCGGGCCGGGTCGTGGAGGGCCCGGCGATCCTCAACCAGTTCGACACCACCACCTACATCCGCCCCGACCAGCAGGTCCGCGTCGACGAGCACGGCTTCCTGCACCTGAGGAGGACCCGATGA
- a CDS encoding hydantoinase B/oxoprolinase family protein — MTLNPVEIEIARNRLKSIAEEVGTALIRTSYSPNIKDRRDCSAGLYLPDGELIAQAEHIPLHLGLMPTVIRNALAEYGTDRLRPGDVLLTNNPYLGGPHLPDICVITPVHHAGELVAVVANIAHHVDVGGITPGSMAAHATEIFQEGIRIPPVRLFREGTLDEELLSLLLTNIRTADKTRGDLMAQVSANRLGARRILELVDEWGTTGFDRSCRALVDYAERRTRAAIAALPDGTGTFTDHLEHTGNAEEPTAIVVTVTVRGEEIDIDLTQTDDQVRGAVNCSFAVTQACAAYVLKTLTDPTLPSNAGLTRPLTFHTRPGSLVHAQFPAPVAQGNIQTSQRIVDAMYGAFEQFTDGIVPAASSGSMSIVTIGGIDPRDGTYYSYVETYGGGQGAWAGGDGADATHTHMTNTRNTPCEVIEREYPLRVGTYAIARGTGGTGRQRGGDGLVRTLTVARGEATVVAATSRVTTAPWGLDGGGEGTPGEVLREDTPVASMSRFDLGTGESVTIRTAGGGGYGTPTA, encoded by the coding sequence ATGACCCTCAACCCCGTCGAGATCGAGATCGCCCGCAACCGGCTGAAGTCGATCGCCGAGGAGGTCGGCACGGCACTGATCCGCACCTCCTACTCCCCCAACATCAAGGACCGCCGCGACTGCTCCGCGGGCCTCTACCTGCCCGACGGCGAGCTCATCGCCCAGGCCGAGCACATCCCGCTGCACCTGGGGCTCATGCCCACGGTGATCCGCAACGCGCTGGCCGAGTACGGCACCGACCGCCTGCGCCCCGGCGACGTCCTGCTGACGAACAACCCCTACCTCGGGGGACCGCACCTGCCGGACATCTGCGTCATCACGCCGGTGCACCACGCGGGGGAGCTGGTGGCGGTCGTCGCGAACATCGCCCACCACGTCGACGTCGGCGGCATCACCCCCGGCTCCATGGCCGCGCACGCCACCGAGATCTTCCAGGAGGGCATCCGCATCCCGCCGGTCCGCCTGTTCCGGGAGGGCACCCTCGACGAGGAGCTGCTCTCCCTGCTGCTCACCAACATCCGCACCGCCGACAAGACCCGCGGCGACCTCATGGCGCAGGTCTCCGCCAACCGCCTCGGCGCACGCCGCATCCTCGAGCTTGTCGACGAGTGGGGCACCACCGGCTTCGACCGTTCCTGCCGGGCGCTCGTCGACTACGCGGAACGCCGCACCCGCGCCGCCATCGCCGCGCTCCCCGACGGCACCGGCACCTTCACCGACCACCTCGAGCACACCGGCAACGCGGAGGAGCCGACGGCGATCGTCGTCACCGTGACGGTGCGCGGCGAGGAGATCGACATCGACCTCACGCAGACCGACGACCAGGTGCGCGGCGCCGTGAACTGCTCCTTCGCCGTCACACAGGCGTGCGCGGCGTACGTGCTCAAGACGCTCACAGACCCGACCCTGCCCTCCAATGCGGGGCTGACCCGTCCGCTGACGTTCCACACCCGGCCGGGCAGCCTCGTCCACGCGCAGTTCCCGGCGCCGGTGGCGCAGGGCAACATCCAGACGTCGCAACGCATCGTCGACGCGATGTACGGAGCGTTCGAGCAGTTCACCGACGGGATCGTCCCGGCGGCGTCGAGCGGCAGCATGAGCATCGTCACCATCGGCGGCATCGACCCGCGCGACGGCACCTACTACTCCTACGTCGAGACCTACGGCGGTGGGCAGGGCGCGTGGGCCGGCGGCGACGGCGCCGACGCCACCCACACCCACATGACCAACACCCGCAACACCCCCTGCGAGGTCATCGAGCGGGAGTACCCCCTGCGGGTGGGCACCTACGCCATCGCGCGGGGCACCGGCGGCACGGGTCGGCAGCGGGGCGGTGACGGACTCGTCCGCACCCTCACCGTCGCCCGCGGCGAGGCCACCGTCGTGGCCGCCACCTCCCGGGTGACCACCGCCCCCTGGGGGCTGGACGGCGGCGGGGAGGGCACACCCGGGGAGGTGCTGCGGGAGGACACGCCCGTGGCGTCGATGAGCCGCTTCGACCTCGGCACCGGGGAGTCGGTGACCATCCGCACCGCCGGCGGAGGAGGGTACGGCACGCCCACGGCATGA
- a CDS encoding inorganic diphosphatase, whose amino-acid sequence MSVEVIIEIPKGSRNKYEVDHETGRVFLDRYLFTPMAYPADYGFIEHTLGEDGDPMDALVIMPEPVFPGVVVMARIVGVFKMTDEAGGDDKLLCVLDDPRFDSFQDLEDISSFTRDEIEHFFVHYKDLEPNKEVTGAGWGDRAEAERILQESIDRYKEVGDNTREGLEAEKDKKNEVEQQLKEG is encoded by the coding sequence ATGAGCGTTGAAGTCATCATCGAGATCCCGAAGGGTTCGCGCAACAAGTACGAGGTCGACCACGAGACCGGTCGCGTCTTCCTCGACCGCTACCTGTTCACCCCGATGGCGTACCCGGCGGACTACGGCTTCATCGAGCACACCCTCGGTGAGGACGGCGACCCGATGGACGCGCTCGTCATCATGCCGGAGCCGGTCTTCCCGGGTGTCGTGGTGATGGCCCGCATCGTCGGCGTCTTCAAGATGACCGACGAGGCCGGCGGCGACGACAAGCTGCTCTGCGTCCTCGACGACCCGCGCTTCGACTCCTTCCAGGACCTCGAGGACATCTCCTCCTTCACCCGCGACGAGATCGAGCACTTCTTCGTCCACTACAAGGACCTCGAGCCGAACAAGGAGGTCACCGGCGCCGGCTGGGGCGACCGTGCCGAGGCCGAGCGCATCCTCCAGGAGTCCATCGACCGCTACAAGGAGGTCGGCGACAACACCCGCGAGGGCCTCGAGGCCGAGAAGGACAAGAAGAACGAGGTCGAGCAGCAGCTCAAGGAGGGTTAA
- a CDS encoding S1 family peptidase, whose translation MTLARRLTALVLSALLLSPAPTAEASSGSSRAAAVAPEPGLVLDIPDTFAHPTWDAGAVSRLVDQGYLAPGFEVTTPDRACSAGFMARTAAGEPVMVTAGHCGLVGQTVFVSRDGRQVAVGTVIHSEFAADNSAPDIGIVRLTSPEDVSPRLAGVYPIEGVLSVEDVQRLRPELCRFGARSGISCGEYLGIHEDKIVLSNIARPGDSGGPVLARIDGRYHAVGVASWMLTGSRPVIAAQPLAGILEEHNLQLMRG comes from the coding sequence GTGACTCTCGCCCGCCGGTTGACGGCCCTCGTACTCTCCGCCCTGCTGCTCTCCCCCGCCCCGACCGCGGAGGCGTCCTCGGGGTCCTCGCGGGCGGCCGCCGTCGCCCCGGAGCCCGGGCTCGTCCTCGACATCCCGGACACCTTCGCCCACCCGACGTGGGACGCCGGGGCCGTCTCCCGGCTGGTCGACCAGGGCTACCTGGCCCCCGGCTTCGAGGTGACCACCCCCGACCGCGCCTGCTCCGCCGGTTTCATGGCGCGCACGGCCGCGGGGGAGCCGGTGATGGTCACCGCCGGCCACTGCGGCCTCGTCGGACAGACGGTGTTCGTCTCCCGCGACGGGCGGCAGGTGGCCGTCGGCACCGTCATCCACAGTGAGTTCGCCGCGGACAACTCCGCCCCCGACATCGGGATCGTGCGCCTGACCTCCCCGGAGGACGTCTCGCCGCGGCTCGCCGGCGTGTACCCGATCGAGGGTGTCCTGTCGGTGGAGGACGTGCAGCGCCTGCGCCCGGAACTGTGCCGCTTCGGCGCGCGCAGCGGAATCTCCTGCGGCGAGTACCTGGGCATACACGAGGACAAGATCGTCCTGTCCAACATCGCTCGCCCGGGCGACTCGGGCGGCCCCGTCCTCGCGCGTATCGACGGCCGCTACCACGCCGTCGGCGTCGCCTCCTGGATGCTCACCGGCTCCCGCCCGGTGATCGCGGCGCAGCCCCTCGCGGGGATCCTCGAGGAGCACAACCTGCAGCTCATGCGAGGCTGA
- a CDS encoding helix-turn-helix domain-containing protein, translated as MSTSQLLRFTTENISPEARVHLWEGHNARALIPLDIRTLDEQPMRSRQTNLQLPSIRMADVTGTSQIVERSESFIREHPTGVVAVFFALEGEAFFFHRGGHLTLQPGQAVLYDADLPFTRGFSRGLREVVLTIPRERYREMAGPLGPPLPAVFDFSAQGGTHEQALARLVLRTLTQVSGPEPTLDPARTEGDALALLRLILGRRDDEAGFLASAKQFIDRHLTDRELTAGRVAAAVGLSERQLSRHFAGDGTSLGRYVQGQRVRLAQEMLRDPDRQGLSVAEVAARCGFASQSHFGRVFRERVGVTPLQWRRQ; from the coding sequence ATGTCTACCTCACAGTTGCTGCGTTTCACCACCGAGAACATCAGCCCGGAGGCGCGCGTCCACCTGTGGGAGGGCCACAACGCCCGCGCGCTCATCCCCCTGGACATCCGTACCCTCGACGAGCAGCCGATGCGCTCCCGGCAGACGAACCTCCAGCTGCCGTCGATACGCATGGCCGACGTGACGGGGACGTCGCAGATCGTGGAACGCTCGGAGTCGTTCATCCGCGAGCACCCGACGGGCGTGGTCGCGGTGTTCTTCGCCCTGGAGGGCGAGGCCTTCTTCTTCCACCGTGGCGGACACCTGACGCTGCAGCCCGGGCAGGCCGTGCTCTACGACGCCGACCTCCCCTTCACCCGCGGTTTCTCCCGGGGGTTGCGCGAGGTGGTGCTCACCATCCCGCGGGAGCGGTACCGGGAGATGGCCGGCCCCCTCGGCCCGCCGCTGCCGGCGGTCTTCGACTTCAGCGCGCAGGGCGGGACCCACGAGCAGGCCCTGGCCCGGCTGGTGCTGCGCACGCTCACGCAGGTCAGCGGGCCGGAGCCGACGCTGGACCCGGCGCGCACCGAGGGGGACGCCCTCGCGCTGCTGCGGCTCATCCTGGGGAGGCGTGACGACGAGGCCGGTTTCCTCGCCTCCGCGAAGCAGTTCATCGACCGGCACCTCACGGACCGGGAGCTGACCGCGGGACGGGTGGCAGCGGCGGTGGGTCTGAGCGAACGTCAGCTGAGCAGACACTTCGCGGGGGACGGGACGTCGCTGGGCCGGTACGTCCAGGGGCAGCGCGTGCGGCTGGCGCAGGAGATGCTGCGGGACCCGGACCGGCAGGGGCTGTCGGTCGCGGAGGTGGCGGCGCGCTGCGGTTTCGCATCGCAGAGCCACTTCGGGCGGGTGTTCCGCGAGCGGGTCGGGGTGACGCCGCTCCAGTGGCGGAGGCAGTGA
- a CDS encoding FAD-dependent oxidoreductase: MPAFHDGIADTEIPAGVVTTDVLIVGSGPAGSSAALFLSTHGIDNIMITKYRWTANTPRAHITNQRTMEILRDVGLEAQVLEKAVPHEQMGDTVYAESVAGEEIGRRPTWGWRPDRRADYELASPAMPCDIPQTLLEPILLENATKRGTQTQFSTEYLSHTQDDSGVSVLVRNRLTGHEYTIRAKYLIGADGARSQIAEDIDIPFEGAMDIGGSMNLQFKADLSRWVAHRPSILYWVFPPGSNIGGLGAGLVRCVRPWNEWLAVWGYDITQEPPHLDEEEAKRIVRMLVGIPDLELEITGYSLWGNNEQWATHMQNGRVFIAGDAAHRHPPSHGLGSNTSIQDSYNLAWKLAAVLKGQAGEELLETYSVERAPIAKQIVTRANNSSREYQPIFDALGVADAKTDEEFIEKLRLRKEATPEGAARRKALRAALDNKDYEFNAQGTEIGQFYRSTAVVCDGLGRPEVTEDPLLHHQKSTYPGLRLPHAWIGDTFRKESTHDIATGTGFTLFTGINGRPWAEAAEEVAESLGIELKAVVIGEGLEHQDLYGDWLRQREVEEDGVILVRPDKHIAWRSHRLVEDPRHALTAVLSSILSRGGDDAMEDAEEVARLMVTVG, from the coding sequence ATGCCCGCCTTCCACGACGGTATCGCCGACACCGAGATCCCCGCAGGCGTCGTCACCACAGACGTCCTCATCGTCGGCTCCGGCCCCGCCGGCAGCTCCGCGGCACTCTTCCTGTCGACCCACGGGATCGACAACATCATGATCACCAAGTACCGCTGGACCGCGAACACGCCGCGCGCCCACATCACCAACCAGCGCACCATGGAGATCCTCCGCGACGTCGGCCTCGAGGCCCAGGTGCTCGAGAAGGCCGTCCCCCACGAGCAGATGGGCGACACCGTCTACGCCGAGTCCGTCGCCGGCGAGGAGATCGGCCGTCGCCCCACGTGGGGCTGGCGCCCAGACCGCCGCGCCGACTACGAGCTGGCCTCCCCCGCCATGCCCTGCGACATCCCGCAGACCCTGCTCGAGCCGATCCTCCTGGAGAACGCCACCAAGCGGGGCACGCAGACCCAGTTCTCCACCGAGTACCTCTCCCACACCCAGGACGACTCCGGGGTCTCCGTCCTGGTGCGCAACCGCCTCACCGGCCACGAGTACACCATCCGCGCGAAGTACCTCATCGGCGCCGACGGCGCCCGCTCCCAGATCGCCGAGGACATCGACATCCCCTTCGAGGGGGCCATGGACATCGGCGGCTCGATGAACCTGCAGTTCAAGGCCGACCTGTCCCGGTGGGTCGCGCACCGGCCGTCCATCCTGTACTGGGTCTTCCCGCCCGGCTCGAACATCGGTGGCCTCGGCGCCGGGCTGGTGCGCTGCGTCCGCCCCTGGAACGAGTGGCTCGCCGTCTGGGGCTACGACATCACCCAGGAGCCGCCGCATCTCGACGAGGAGGAGGCCAAGCGCATCGTCCGCATGCTGGTCGGCATCCCGGACCTCGAGCTGGAGATCACCGGCTACTCCCTGTGGGGCAACAACGAGCAGTGGGCCACCCACATGCAGAACGGGCGTGTGTTCATCGCCGGCGACGCCGCCCACCGCCACCCGCCGAGCCACGGCCTGGGGTCCAACACCTCCATCCAGGACTCCTACAACCTGGCCTGGAAGCTGGCCGCCGTGCTCAAGGGCCAGGCCGGCGAGGAGCTGCTGGAGACCTACTCGGTGGAGCGGGCGCCGATCGCCAAGCAGATCGTCACCCGCGCGAACAACTCCTCCCGCGAGTACCAGCCGATCTTCGACGCCCTCGGGGTCGCCGACGCGAAGACCGACGAGGAGTTCATCGAGAAGCTCCGGCTGCGCAAGGAGGCCACCCCGGAGGGCGCCGCCCGCCGCAAAGCCCTGCGCGCCGCCCTGGACAACAAGGACTACGAGTTCAACGCCCAGGGCACCGAGATCGGCCAGTTCTACCGGTCCACCGCCGTGGTCTGCGACGGCCTGGGACGCCCGGAGGTCACCGAGGACCCCCTGCTCCACCACCAGAAGTCGACCTACCCGGGTCTGCGCCTGCCGCACGCCTGGATCGGCGACACCTTCCGCAAGGAGTCCACCCACGACATCGCCACCGGCACCGGCTTCACCCTGTTCACCGGCATCAACGGCCGCCCCTGGGCGGAGGCCGCGGAGGAGGTCGCGGAGTCCCTGGGCATCGAGCTCAAGGCCGTCGTCATCGGCGAGGGCCTCGAGCACCAGGACCTCTACGGCGACTGGCTGCGCCAGCGCGAGGTCGAGGAGGACGGCGTCATCCTCGTCCGCCCCGACAAGCACATCGCCTGGCGTTCCCACCGCCTCGTCGAGGACCCGCGCCACGCGCTGACCGCCGTGCTCTCCTCCATCCTGTCCCGCGGCGGTGACGACGCCATGGAGGACGCGGAGGAGGTCGCCCGCCTCATGGTCACCGTCGGCTGA